TCCAGTGATGCTGACACCCAATTCCAGCGATTGTGACTCAGCCGCGCTGGAAGTTCTGACCCACCCATTCCAGTGATTGTGACCCACCGCGCTGATGATTCTGCCCCGCCCCTAATAGCCACTTCGTTAGGTACTAGCAGGTTGCAACTACCCAATCCCTATGTACGCCTAATGTTTGTGCCAGTGGTGCGCGTCTGGGAGGTGTGGATGCGTGTGGGTTAAGCCCATTGCAGATGCTAGATATTGACGAGCACGTCAGGTTTTGACTTAGTTCTTGTGTGAGTTGCTTCTTGCGGTAAGATAGTAATCAGTTACTATCTTACGAGGAGTGCTCGTGGACACCCATCCAAAGCATCTGCCGGCCGATGAGCGTCGTGCCGTAACTGTCGAGTCCGTCGTGGCGCTTGCCGGTTCACAAAACCCAAGCGAGATAACCACTGCGGCTATCGCTAAACACATGAACTTGACCCAAGGTGCGCTGTTTCGGCACTTCCCGAACAAGGAAGCCATTTGGCAGGCGGTCATGGAGTGGGTAGCAGAGCGTCTATTAGCCAGAATCGATCGATCCGCACAAGGAATCGAGTCGCCCTTGGCAGCTATGGAGGCGATGTTCATGAGTCATATCGAATTCGTTGCTGAGCACCCAGGTGTGCCAAGAATGATGTTTGGTGAGCTTCAACGTGCCGAATCGACACCGGCCAAGCGCATGGTGCAAACCTTGATTCAGCGCTACGGCGAACGTTTGCATCGTCTCATCGAGAAAGGCAAGACCAGCGGCGAGTTGTCTCCCTCGCTTGACAACGAGGCGGCGGCAACGCTGTTCATTGGCACGATCCAGGGCTTGGTCATGCAATCGCTGTTGGCGGGTGATGTGGGCCGTATGCACCGCGATGCGCCGCGCGTCTTTGCAATTTATCGACGTGGCATAAGGAATGCGCAATGAAAAAATTACCCTTGCAAGGCCGCACCCTGGCGCTACTTGCCGTCATCATTCCTTTGCTGGTGCTTTTTATTTATGTCGGTCTGCGATCAGGGCCGCTCGCCCCGGTCGCTGTGACGGTGTCAAGCGTGGAATCACGGGCTATCACACCGGCGCTGTTCGGCATCGGCACGGTGGAGGCGCGCTACACCTACAAGATCGGGCCGACGTTTGCCGGGCGCGTCAAACGCCTGGAGGTGCATGTAGGCGACCAGGTCAAGGCCGGACAGGTGCTCGGCGAGATGGAGCCGGTCGACCTCGATGCTCGGGTGCGCTCACAGGAGTCGGCATTCAAGCGTGCGGAAGCGGCTTTGCGCGAGGCAGAAGCCCGGCAAGCCTACGCGCAAACCCAAGCGCGCCGCTACGAGCAATTGTTAGCGGTGCGCTTTATCAGCGAGGAAATCGTCACCACCAAGCAGCAGGAACTGCAGATCGCCGATGCCGCCCTATCCGCCGCTCGCGAAGATATTGCCCGGGCACGCTCCGACCTCGAAGGACTCGTCGCGCAGCGGAGTAATCTGCGCCTGATCGCGCCGGTCGACGGTGTAGTCGCCGTGCGCGATGCCGATCCCGGCACGACCATCGTCGCGGGCGAGGCCGTGGTGGAAGTAATCGACCCCAAGAGTTTGTGGATCAATGCGCGCTTCGACCAGATCAGCGCATCGGGGCTGGCTGGGGGGCTGCCGGCTCGTATCGTGCTGCGTTCGCGTGGTGGCCAGACCTTGAAAGGTCGCGTGTTGCGGGTGGAACCCAAGGCCGACGCGGTAACCGAGGAAACGCTTGCCAAGGTGACATTCGATAACAAACCAGAACCTTTGCCACCGGTGGGTGAATTGGCCGAAGTCACGGTTGACTTGCCGGCGCTCCCGGCCGCTCCACTGATCCCCAACGCTGCCGTCCAGCGTGAGGGCGACAAAGTTGGTGTCTGGCAAATCGTGGATGATGATCTGCATTTCTCCCCGGTCAAGCTCGGCACTTCCGACCTCAATGGTTACGTGCAGGTGCGCGAAGGGCTCAAGAATGGGGACCAGGTTGTGATCTATAGCGAAAAGGCACTGACGACGCGCAGCCGCATCCATGTTGTCGACCATATCCCAGGAGTGTCACGATGATCAGCCTGGCCGGCCGCGACATTCTCCATGCCTGGGGAAAGTTCGTCTTCACTGGCATCGGTCTGGGTCTGCTGATCGGCGTCACCCTGGTCATGGCCGGGGTGTACCGGGGCATGGTGGACGACGGCAAGGCGCTGCTCGACAACAGTGGCGCCGACCTTTGGGTGGTGCAAAAGGACACTCTGGGTCCTTATGCGGAGTCGTCCAGCCTCAACGATGACGTGTATCGCGCCATCCTCGCCATGCCGGGAGTCGCCCAGGCAGCGAACGTGACCTACCTGACCATGCAGGTACGCAAGGGCGAGAGTGATGTACGCACCATGGTGGTCGGCATCGCGCCCGGCGCGTTGGGGGCTACACCTGGATGGCCTCCTTATCTCGTCGCTGGACGCCAGATCACGCGCGGTCACTACGAGGCAGTGGCCGACATCGCCACCGGCTTCAAACTGGGAGATCGTCTTGCCATTCGCCGTAATCATTACACCGTCGTTGGGCTGACTCGGCGCATGGTGTCTTCCAGCGGCGACCCGATGGTATTCATTCCGCTCAAGGATGCCCAAGAGGCTCAGTTCCTCAAGGATAACGACGCCATTTGGCAAAGCCGGCGTCGCACCGAAGCCAACCCGGCCTTCAATAGACCCGGTGTTCCTGGTTTGCTGGATGCCGTGATTGCTTCACAGAGCACCAACGCGTTCGTCAATGCAGTGCTGGTCACTCTAAAACCTGGTCATGCGCCGGACAGGGTTGCCGAATCCATCCGACGCTGGAAGCGTTTGACGGTCTACACACGGGCACAGATGGAAGACATCCTCGTCGGCAAGTTGATCGCCACGTCGGCCAAACAGATAGGCATGTTCTTGGTGATTCTGGCCATCGTTAGCGCGGCCATCGTCGCTTTCATCATCTACTCGCTGACGATGGACAAAATCCGCGAGATCGCGGTATTGAAGCTCATCGGCACACGCAACCGAACTATCGCCGCGATGATCATGCAGCAGGCGCTCGCCTTGGGGGTGATTGGCTTCGTGGTCGGCAAGATCACCGCCACTTTCTCAGCCCCCCTGTTCCCCAAATATGTGCTGCTCACGCCAATGGATTCCGTGACCGGTTTTTTTGCCGTGCTCGTGATTTGCGTGCTGGCCAGCATCGTCGCCATTCGCATGGCACTCAAGGTCGATCCGGCCGAAGCGATAGGGTGACCCCATGATTGGAAAAGGAATCCGCATCGAAGGCCTAAGCAAACGCTTTGGCAAAGGTGACACGGCTGTCTACGCGTTGAAGGACGTGAATATGCAGGTTGCACCAGGTGAGGTGGTCGGATTGGTCGGCCCTTCCGGCTCGGGCAAGAGCACGCTGCTTAAATGCCTGGGTGCGGTGATCGATCCGAGCGACGGCCGCATGACGCTGGGTAATGAAGTGATATACGACGGCGGTTGGCAAGTTCGTGATCTGCGCGCCTTGCGGCGCGACAAAATTGGTTTTGTCTTCCAATCGCCGTACCTGATTCCGTTTCTCGATGTCACCGACAACGTGGCCCTGCTGCCGATGCTTGCAGGCGTCGCGAATGCAGAGGCGCGAGCGAAGGCATTGGAATTGCTTACGGCGCTTGATGTGCAACACCGAGTTCACGCCATGCCATCGCAACTCTCCGGTGGCGAGCAGCAACGGGTTGCCATCGCGCGCGGATTGGTTAACCGCCCACCGGTGATCCTGGCGGATGAACCCACCGCACCTCTCGACAGCGTGCGTGCCATGGCGGTGATTCGCATCCTCAACGACATGGCTCGGAAGTTCGAGACCGCCATCATCGTCGTCACTCATGACGAAAAAATCATCCCCACTTTCAAACGCATCTACCACATCCGCGACGGAGTGACCCATGAGGAAGCTGGTGAAGGGCGGGAGTTCGAATGAGAGAGCGTTTGTATTACAGGAGAATTTCATGAACCACTGAATCGACCCTACTTTTGTAGACGCATTGAATGACTGCTTGGACTACCCCGCTCTGGTAGACATCCCCGGTCTATGCTTGAACGTCCGCTTCTGGCCGGTTTCTGACTGTTGCTACCGGCTGCTTTGTTGCTGACTGTGGATGGTCATTTTTCTCTCGTGCAGAACTCTGCCCATTCCGCCATCAGTGCCCTGCGCTTCTCCAGAAGATCGGAGCGCGAATAGGCCGCCTCCGTCTGGTCGCGTTCGTCATGGGCAAGCGCCAGCTCGCATACCTCGCGCGGGTAGTTGGTGCATTCGTTTGCCCAATCCCGGAAGGTGGATCGAAAGCCGTGCCTCGTGATGTCTGCATACCCCAGCTTTTGCAATAGATTGCGTAATGCGTTGCCATGCATGACGCCGCGTTTCCCTTGTCCAGGAAAAATGTAATTAGAATGCGTCTTATTCATATTTTTCAGCATCTCGACTATCTGTGGGGATAGCGGGATGACGAAAGGTTTTCGCATCTTCATGCGCCCGGCCGGAAGTGCCCAGATGCCCGCTTCGAGGTCAAACTCGGACCATTGAGCATGTTGGATCATGTGGTAACGAGCGCCGGTCAGAATCAGCAGCCTGGCTGCGATGGCGTCACGTGTATTGATGTTGGCCAGGGAGGCTATAAGCTTCGGAGTGTCTTTCCATTGCAGTGCTGGAAAGTGCTGGCGCTGCCTGGCCTTCTTCTTCTCTGCCTTACTCAGCAAGTTGTCCAAATGTCCGCGCCAGCGGGCAGGATTGTCCCCCTCGCGTAAGCGCCGAGCCTTGGCTGCATCCAGTATTTGCTCGATCTGGCCCCTGACTTCATCAGCAGTGCGGGTTTTGGTTACCCAGATGGGTTGCAACGCAGCAAGCACATGCTCGGTGCTGATGATGTCAGCCGACAGCTTGCCCATAGTCGGGAAGGCGTAGAGCTCCAGCTTGCGTAGCCAGCCTTTCCGCCACTTCTCAGACCAACTGCCGCCATGTGCCTGTTGGTATTCGCGAGCGAGATCTTCGAACGTCGTGCGACGTGCTGCGGCTTGGCGTTCGGCCTCGCGCTTGGCTTCCTTTGCCGCGTCGCGGGTTGCCAGTGGGTCGCTTCCGGAGGCGAGGAGCTTGCGTTGGTCGGCGGCCAACTGCCGTGCTTGGCCGAGTGTGATGGCAGGGAAGGGGCCTAGCCCCATTTCGCGGCTGCGGCCATCCAGCTTGTAGCGGAAGATCCAGCTGGTGCCGCCGCTCTTGGATACCTGGAAGTACAGGCCATCGCCATCATTGGTTTTTCCTGGCGTTGCAGCCTTGGCTATCGACTCTACGGTCTTGCTGGTCAGCTTGCCCATTACTCGCTCCTACTCCAACCCACACCCCTCAACCCACACTCTGACCCACACCTTGGTTGCGGATTTTATGGATGGTTACTGGATGTCTTAGGACGGATGCTAAGCTGCAGGTCCCGTATTTGCTAGTGCTGTAGGATCTTGCTGGATTTCTTCGGGCAATAAAAAAGCCGGCTTGTGGCCGGCTTTTAGGAGGGAGTCTCTGCTTATTTTTGGTAAGCGGCGACTGCCTTAGTAATCAGGTTGCGGGCTTCGTCAGCACCTGCCCAGCCTTCAACTTTTACCCACTTGCCTTTTTCGAGGTCTTTGTAGTTCTCGAAGAAGTGCTTGATCTGCTCGATCAGCAGCGGTGGCAGGTCGGTGTATTCCTGAACGTCCTTGTACAGCACGGTCAGTTTGTCGTGCGGTACGGCAACCAGCTTGGCGTCGCCGCCAGCTTCGTCGCTCATTAGCAGTACGCCAACCGGACGGGCGCGGATTACGGAGCCTGGAGCAACCGGGTATGGGGTTACTACCAGCACGTCCAGCGGGTCGCCGTCGTCAGCCAGGGTGTGTGGGATGAAACCGTAGTTGGCCGGGTAGAACATCGGAGTGGCCATGAAACGGTCTACGAACAGGCAATCGGTGTCGTGGTCGATTTCGTATTTGATCGGGGCGTGGTTGGCCGGGATCTCGATTGCAACGTAGATGTCGTTCGGCAGGTCTTTGCCAGCCGGGATCTTGCTGTAGCTCATGGGGCGACTTCCGGTGTGGGCCAAAAAAAGTGGGGCGGATTATAGGCACATTCTTAGGCTGATGCTACGGCGGAATCACTAGCCATTGGTCGCGGTTGAGCTGTCGGAAGTAGGGTTTTGGTAGTCAGCGCTGCTTTTCTGCAGGTGTTTCAGGCGCTGCAGTGGGTCTTGGCGGTAGAACAGGGCCAGTTGTTTGTAGACGAGCGGAAAGGCCTCGTGTAACTGGTCGGGGGCGCTGAAGAAGTATTCGCTGGTGACGGCAAAGAATTCCGCCGGGTCTTCTGCGGCGTAAGGATCAATCGCTGTTTCGGCATCCGGGTCGGCATCCAGCTGTGCGTTCAACTGGTCATAAGCGCTTTGCATGGCCTCAGCCCATTCGCTAACGCGCATGTAACCATGCAGGGGGGGCAGGCCGTTGGCATCGCCGTTGAGCATGTCGAGCTTGTGGGCGAGTTCGTGGATCACCAGGTTGTAGCCGTCCCATTGGCCGCTTTCCTCCACACCTGGCCAGGCCATGATGACTGGGCCTTGTAACCAGGCTTCACCACTGTGTTCGGCGTCCCATTCGTGCTCAATGCCGTTAGCGTCCCGATGGCGCTGTGGGCTGATGAAGTCATTGGGGTAGAGAACGATTTCGTGGAAGCCTTGATACCAGTTCAAATCGGCCAAGTGCAGCAGCGGCAGTTGTGCCTGTACGGCCAGCAATAGGCGGGCTTGTTCGTCCAGGACTACGCCGGGCAGGGCGGTGAGGTGCTTTTCGTTGAGGAACACGACAGCCCGTTCCTGCAAGCGCTTCAGCTCTTCTGCCGTAAGCCCATCCAGTATGGGCAGGCGACGGCTGACCGACTGCCACACCTCAGGGCTGACGGGGTTGCGGGCAAGAATGCGTCGGCGACGCCAAGCACGATAGGACCACATGGCTCAACTCGGCAGATTAAAGTTCGGTCACCATAAAGGCGGGCTGCAGACTGGGCAAGGCGACCATCGGCTTACTGGGTGAAATTGGCCAGTTCACGTTCACGCTCCGATTGGTGTGTGTGGCGATGGTCACGGGCCAGCAGGCTGTACACCGTTGGCAGGACGAAGAGGGTAAAGGCCGTGCCGATCAGCATGCCGCAAATGATGACCAGACTCAGCCCTTGTCGACTCTGTGCCCCGGCGCCCGAGGCGAACAGTAGGGGGGTGAGGCCGACGACCATGGCGGCGGTGGTCATCAGAATAGGCCGCAGGCGGATTTTAGCGGCATGCAGGATGGCGGCGTGCCGATCCAGTTGCTCGTGAAGTTGGGTTTCATTGGCAAAGGCGATCATCAAAATGCCGTGCTTACTGATCAGGCCAATCAAGGTCACCAGGCCGATTTGTGTGTAGATATTCAGCGTGGTCAGGCCCAGGGCCAGTGGCAGTAACGCGCCGCACATTGACAGAGGAACGGTGAGCAGAATGATCAGCGGATCGACGAGGCTCTCGAACTGAGCAGCAAGCACCAGGTAAATAACGATGATTGCAAACAGGAAGGTCAGCACCAGCGTATTACCTTCCTGCGTGTATTGGCGGGAGTCGGCCAGCCAATCATGGCTGAAGCCCGGTGGCAGCGATTGCATGGCCTGTTCCAGCGCTGTAACGGCCTGGCCCATGGACACTCCCGGTGCGGGGATGGCTTGCAGGGTGGCTGAGTTCTGTTGGTTGAATTGGTTGAGCTTGTTAGGTTCGACGGTTTCCTCAAGGCGTACCACGGCAGACAGGGGCACCAGCTCACCACTGCGGGTACGGATGCGTTGCTCGCTGAGGCTTTCAGCATTCAGGCGTGCTTCACGGATGCTCTGCGGGATAACGTCATAAGAGCGGCCAAGTAGTCCAAAGCGGTTGACGTAGTTTTCACCCACCAGTACTGCCAACGACTCGGCAATCGACTGCATGCTGATGCCCAGCAGATTGGCTTTGTCGCGGTCGACTGAAATCTTCACCAGGGGCGTATTGAATTCCAGGTCGCTGTCCACCACGGCGAACAGCCCGCTGTCCCGAGCCTCTTTCTTGAGGGTTTCCATGGCTTCGAACAGGCTGGTGAAGTCCAGGGGGGATTGCAGCACCAGCTGTATTGGCATGCCGCCTGTGGAACCGGGTAGCGCGGGTAGTTGGAAGGCGAAGATGTTGGTGCCTTCGACAGCATTCACTTTTTGTTGCAGGTCGTTTTGGATGGTGGAGGCGTCTCGTTCACGGCCTTTCCACTCAGTCAGGTTGATGCCGCCAAAACTGTTGGCTGGGCCGTCGGTGCCGTTGATGATCCAGCGGCTGGTGGTCTCCGGCAGCGTCTGAAACACCTCATCGAGTTTCAAGGAGAAGCGCTCGCTGTACTCCAAGTTGGCGTACTGAGGCGCCTTGATGGCGGTGAGAATGCTGGCCTGATCCTCCACTGGGGCGAGTTCACGTTGTGTCTTTTGATACAGCCACGGCAAGCTGATAAACACCGCTAGGGCCAGTAAGCAGATCAGCAGGCGTTGGTTGAGCGTGTGCTCCAGCAGGCGGGCGTAATGGTGCGCCAGCCAGTCAAAAAAACGGTTGGCTTGGCGGGCCACATAGCTGTCGTCATCGTGATTCAGTATCAGGGATGACATAACCGGCGACAGGGTCAGAGCGACAATGCCGGAGATGATCACGGCTCCCGCCAGGCTTAGTGCGAATTCGCGAAATAATGCGCCAGTCAGGCCGCTCATAAAGCCAATCGGTGCATAGACCGCCGCTAAGGTCAGGGTCATGGCGATGACCGGTCCGGTCACCTCGCGGGCACCGAGCAGGGCTGCGATCACCGGTGATTTTCCTTCGCTGATATGCCGGTGGGTGTTTTCCACCACGACGATGGCATCGTCCACCACCAGCCCGATGGCCAACACCATGGCTAACAGGGTGAGCAGATTGACGCTGAAGCCAAAGGCGAGCATCAGGCTGGCAGCGCCAAGCATCGACAGCGGAATCGTCACCAGCGGGATAAGCACGGTACGAAATGAGCCGAGGCAGAAGTAGATGACCAGCACCACAATCACCATGGCTTCGATCAGGGTTTTTACCACCTCGTCGATAGATGCCTGAATAAAACGAGCGGTTTCGAATGCCAGCTCGACCTTAACCCCTGGTGGCAGGTTTTTACGGATGTCATCAAGGCGCTGCTTGATGCCTTCGACAATCACCAGCGGATTACCCCGTGGTGCTGCAAACAGGCCGATGTGCACGGCGGGTTCACCATCCATCAGCGCACTGGTTTCCGTGGTGGCTGAGCCCAGCTCCACGTTACCTACATCTTTAACCCGAACCAGACCGTTTGCGTCGCTGTGGATCACCATCTCGCGGAACTGTTCGACGCTGGTCAGATCCGTGTCGATACGGATATTCGCGATCTGATATTGGCCCTTAATTTTACCGGGCGCTGCCTGGTAGTTTTCCGCCTGAATCGCTTGTGCGACTTGTTCGGCGGTCAGGCCGCGGGCGGCAAGGCGATCAGGGTCGAGCCACAGGCGCATGGCCTGCCGCTGGCCGCCGAAGACCTGAATCTTGGCGACCCCCTCAATGGATGACAGCGATGGTTCAATGGCCCGGGATAAATAATCGGTCAACGCAGAAACCGGCAGGTCTGCGCTGGAGAAACCGACATAAGCGACGGCAGTGGTGTCGCCACTGGAGCGTTCGATAACCGGGTCGTAAGCCTGCTCCGGCAGGCGGTAACGCACCTGATTAACCTTGGCCATGACCTCGCTCAGGGCGACGTTGGAGTCTTGCCCCAGACGCAGGCGTACATTGATGGTGCTCAAGCCCAGCACGGAGCTGCTGCTCATGTAATCCACACCCTCGACCGAGGCCAGCGACTGGGCAATGGGTTGGCTGATAAACCCCTGAATCAAATCAGCAGGCGCACCGGGGTATTCGGTGGTGACAGTGATGGTGGCGTTTTCCAGTTGCGGGTACTGGCGGATGGGCAGGCGATCCAGCGCGAGCAGACCTAGCAACAGAAGCAGGGCGTTAACCACCAGCGACAGAACCGGGCGGCGGATAAACAGATCAGTAAAGGTCATGGCTGGAGCTCAATTGCAGCTTGCGTTGGCTCCAGGGCATTGCTTGATACTGCCTCAATTGGGGTGCCATCGCTGAGTTTGATTTGCCCGGAAACCACTACTTGATCACCGGGTTTTAGGCCCTGAGTGATCTCAATACTGTCGGCATAACTGTTGCCAGTTGTCACCAGTACACGCTGTACGTGCAAACCCTCGCCAGCGTCGCGGGCGACAAACACCACTTTGCCGTAGGCCGTTGCCGTAACGGCTGTGCGTGGAACGTTGAGGCTGGGCTGTTGTTGTGGGCGGCGCACGCGGACCTCAGCAAACATGCCAGAGCGTAAAGTTGGATGCTGATCTTCAAGAGTGGCTTGCAAGCGGGTCTGACGGTTTTCATCAAGGATGGGGTCGATGCTGATGATGCGGGCCTTGAACTGTTGGCCGGGCAGGGCGCGAACCTGCAGTTCGACCTGCTGCGCCTTGCTTAACTCGGCGCTGGTGCTTTCATCCAGCGAAAAGTTCACGCGCAGGTGCTGATTATCACTGAGGCTGGTAATAGGGGCGCCGGGATAGAGGTATTGGCCCAGATTCACTTGACGAATACCGGCTTGCCCAGCAAAGGGCGCGCGGATTGTTTTCTGTGCGATCACGGCGCTGACTTGTTTTAATTCAGCGGCTGCCGCATCCCGGTCGGCCACAGCCTGATCGCCCTGTTCACGGCTCGCAGCGCCACTGGGGAGTAGCTGGCGGATGCGCTTAAGGCGTTGTTCCGCGTTGCGCAGTACGGCTGTTAGACGGGCCTGTTGGGCTAGCTCGGTCTCGGTATTGAGCGTCACCAATAGCTGACCTTTTTTTACTGCCTGCCCGGAATCGAAATGCAGCTGGGCAATTCGCCCGCCTAGCTCTGCTGTGACGATGACTTGCTGGCTCGCCTCAAGCGTGCCCACGCTGCTGTAGTAGTGCGGCAGAACGCTGTTTTGAGTGGTGGCTAAGGCCACTTGCACCTTGGGCTGAGCGACCTGCTGGGGGCTCTCCTGATTGGCCTCGTAGGTAAGGACTACCCCTGCCAATACGGCAATGCCAAGCACGCCAATAACGAGCCCCTTGTTCATTGTGCAGACCTCTGATCGCGGCTCCCCGATAGCTCAGCTTGATGCGTTGTGCTGTTAGCCTGAGGGCGGTCGGTGGTGCTGGGTTGAGAGCTCCACTGCACCACGAGCATGCCGATCAGAATTAACAACACGCCGCCTACACGCCCGAGGTTGATTTCTTTAAGCGGCAGGCCCATCAAGCCGAAGTGATCAATCAACAGCGAAGCCAGCATTTGCCCGGCAATGACGCAGACGATAAAACCCGTCGCACCGAGTCGCGGTGTTAGTAACAGCGCAGCGCTGATATAGATCACACCTGCTACTCCGCCCAGCCAGCCCCACAGCGGTAATTGCCCGGCTTGCCCAACCAGCGGGGCAGGGACTCGCAAGCTAAGCAGAACCGGTAATAACACCAGCAAACTGATCAGCAACGACACCAGAGTGGCCCACAGTGGGTGGCCAAGCGCACGACCCAGTGCTGCGTTGCTGCCGGCTTGGAATGGCACCAGTGCGCCTGCAACCAGTGCTGCGCCTCCAAGTATGAGCGCAGTGCTTGAAAGTGAGCTGCCCATAAAAGTTGCTCCGACGTTGCCTATTCGGAACTAGTCTTTTGTATGTGTTATCTGAATGGAAATTCGTATTTTTCAGTATTGGTATTCATTCAATGAATAATTTGCGCAACGTCGACCTTAACCTGCTGGTCACTTTGCAGGCCTTGCTGGAGGAAAAACACATCTCCCGTGCTGCGTTACGCCTGCACAAAAGCCAACCTGCGATCAGTCATGCGTTGGCCAACCTACGTCGGCAGTTCAATGACCCCCTGTTGATTCGGAGGGATGGCGGCTTGGAGCTGACGCCTCGGGCTACCGAGCTGTTACCCGCATTGAATATCGCCCTGGGGCATCTTGGGGAAGTGCTTGGTACACCTCCGTTCGATCCCTTGGATTCAAAACGCACTTTACGTCTGGCTATGTCGGATTTCGGCGCGAGGGTGGTGTTACCCCAGTTGATCCGGAGGTTGCGTCAAGACGCGCCAGGGATTGATCTGGTCATTACTCATGGCAGCCGCGAAGCCATGCTGGCTGATGTAACGGATGGCGAGGTAGATATGGCGCTCGGCGTGTTCCCTGGCAGGCTGAGTGGTCGTTTGCGTACACAGACGCTTTTTGAGGAACGCTTCGTGTGTGTGGCGGATGCAGCGACAGTGCCGCGCCGATCAGCGCTCAGCTTGAAAGATTGGCTGGCCAGGCCACACATTTTGGTAGCCACGCGCTCCGCTGCGGAAAACGAGATTGAGCGGGCCTTGGCCCAGGCAGGTTTGCAGCGACGCATTGCTGTGCAGTTGCCACATTGGAGTGTGGCCAATGAGTTGATTGCCGGTACCGATCTGATTTTGACGGTCGCTGAGCGCAATCTGCAGTCGATAAGAGGAGACGCTCGCTTTAAGTGTTTCAAGCCACCGGTTGAAATTAGTGCGTTTGATTTTCAACTGATCTGGCATCAGCGGCGAGACGGTGACGTCGCTCAGCATTGGCTTCGTGAGCGGGTTGTGGAAATTTGCCAAATACCGAAGGGGAAGACTCAGCCTGTGGTGTAGCCCTCGCTAATCGGCAGTACAAAACTCTTGAACTCGCTGCCTCAGCCAAGCAAAAAGCTCTGGCCGTTTTTTCCCTCGTTGAGCACCGGAACGTCTGCTTCGTCCTTCAGACTGACGCCTGAGAGCTGTCGCTTGCTGGCTTCACGCATCAAGTACAACAAGCGGTGGCTGGCCATGTTGTAGCTGAGACCTTCCAGACGGATATTGGAGATGCAGTTGCGGTCAGCATCGGTACGGCCAACTTTTGGTGCATAGGTGAAGTACAGACCAAGGCTGTCCGGTGAGCTGAGACCAGGCCGCTCGCCGATCAGGATCACCACCATGCGTGCCCCTAAGCGTTCAGCCACTTCATCGGCCACGGCGACACGACCTTGTTGCACGAGCG
The Pseudomonas mendocina DNA segment above includes these coding regions:
- a CDS encoding TetR/AcrR family transcriptional regulator, which translates into the protein MDTHPKHLPADERRAVTVESVVALAGSQNPSEITTAAIAKHMNLTQGALFRHFPNKEAIWQAVMEWVAERLLARIDRSAQGIESPLAAMEAMFMSHIEFVAEHPGVPRMMFGELQRAESTPAKRMVQTLIQRYGERLHRLIEKGKTSGELSPSLDNEAAATLFIGTIQGLVMQSLLAGDVGRMHRDAPRVFAIYRRGIRNAQ
- a CDS encoding efflux RND transporter periplasmic adaptor subunit; this encodes MKKLPLQGRTLALLAVIIPLLVLFIYVGLRSGPLAPVAVTVSSVESRAITPALFGIGTVEARYTYKIGPTFAGRVKRLEVHVGDQVKAGQVLGEMEPVDLDARVRSQESAFKRAEAALREAEARQAYAQTQARRYEQLLAVRFISEEIVTTKQQELQIADAALSAAREDIARARSDLEGLVAQRSNLRLIAPVDGVVAVRDADPGTTIVAGEAVVEVIDPKSLWINARFDQISASGLAGGLPARIVLRSRGGQTLKGRVLRVEPKADAVTEETLAKVTFDNKPEPLPPVGELAEVTVDLPALPAAPLIPNAAVQREGDKVGVWQIVDDDLHFSPVKLGTSDLNGYVQVREGLKNGDQVVIYSEKALTTRSRIHVVDHIPGVSR
- a CDS encoding ABC transporter permease; this translates as MISLAGRDILHAWGKFVFTGIGLGLLIGVTLVMAGVYRGMVDDGKALLDNSGADLWVVQKDTLGPYAESSSLNDDVYRAILAMPGVAQAANVTYLTMQVRKGESDVRTMVVGIAPGALGATPGWPPYLVAGRQITRGHYEAVADIATGFKLGDRLAIRRNHYTVVGLTRRMVSSSGDPMVFIPLKDAQEAQFLKDNDAIWQSRRRTEANPAFNRPGVPGLLDAVIASQSTNAFVNAVLVTLKPGHAPDRVAESIRRWKRLTVYTRAQMEDILVGKLIATSAKQIGMFLVILAIVSAAIVAFIIYSLTMDKIREIAVLKLIGTRNRTIAAMIMQQALALGVIGFVVGKITATFSAPLFPKYVLLTPMDSVTGFFAVLVICVLASIVAIRMALKVDPAEAIG
- a CDS encoding ABC transporter ATP-binding protein; translated protein: MIGKGIRIEGLSKRFGKGDTAVYALKDVNMQVAPGEVVGLVGPSGSGKSTLLKCLGAVIDPSDGRMTLGNEVIYDGGWQVRDLRALRRDKIGFVFQSPYLIPFLDVTDNVALLPMLAGVANAEARAKALELLTALDVQHRVHAMPSQLSGGEQQRVAIARGLVNRPPVILADEPTAPLDSVRAMAVIRILNDMARKFETAIIVVTHDEKIIPTFKRIYHIRDGVTHEEAGEGREFE
- a CDS encoding integrase arm-type DNA-binding domain-containing protein yields the protein MGKLTSKTVESIAKAATPGKTNDGDGLYFQVSKSGGTSWIFRYKLDGRSREMGLGPFPAITLGQARQLAADQRKLLASGSDPLATRDAAKEAKREAERQAAARRTTFEDLAREYQQAHGGSWSEKWRKGWLRKLELYAFPTMGKLSADIISTEHVLAALQPIWVTKTRTADEVRGQIEQILDAAKARRLREGDNPARWRGHLDNLLSKAEKKKARQRQHFPALQWKDTPKLIASLANINTRDAIAARLLILTGARYHMIQHAQWSEFDLEAGIWALPAGRMKMRKPFVIPLSPQIVEMLKNMNKTHSNYIFPGQGKRGVMHGNALRNLLQKLGYADITRHGFRSTFRDWANECTNYPREVCELALAHDERDQTEAAYSRSDLLEKRRALMAEWAEFCTREK
- the ppa gene encoding inorganic diphosphatase, with amino-acid sequence MSYSKIPAGKDLPNDIYVAIEIPANHAPIKYEIDHDTDCLFVDRFMATPMFYPANYGFIPHTLADDGDPLDVLVVTPYPVAPGSVIRARPVGVLLMSDEAGGDAKLVAVPHDKLTVLYKDVQEYTDLPPLLIEQIKHFFENYKDLEKGKWVKVEGWAGADEARNLITKAVAAYQK
- a CDS encoding M90 family metallopeptidase, producing MWSYRAWRRRRILARNPVSPEVWQSVSRRLPILDGLTAEELKRLQERAVVFLNEKHLTALPGVVLDEQARLLLAVQAQLPLLHLADLNWYQGFHEIVLYPNDFISPQRHRDANGIEHEWDAEHSGEAWLQGPVIMAWPGVEESGQWDGYNLVIHELAHKLDMLNGDANGLPPLHGYMRVSEWAEAMQSAYDQLNAQLDADPDAETAIDPYAAEDPAEFFAVTSEYFFSAPDQLHEAFPLVYKQLALFYRQDPLQRLKHLQKSSADYQNPTSDSSTATNG